Genomic DNA from Thermostichus vulcanus str. 'Rupite':
GACAACACTCTAATAATCGAAATTATTAGATCTATTGGCGGTTCACCCCCACGGGTGTGGGGACAACGTAATTTGGTATTTCTCTGCCAGCACCCTTTTCACGGTTCACCCCCACGGGTGTGGGGACAACACTTATTCCAACACTTAGAAACTTTATGATCAACGGTTCACCCCCACGGGTGTGGGGACAACCCGCATTACTACCAGGATTCCATCCTAAATCACCGGTTCACCCCCACGGGTGTGGGGACAACGCAAGATGGCCAGCAAATACCCATTAGAGTATGGCGGTTCACCCCCACGGGTGTGGGGACAACACTTCCATTTTTCGCTATTTCAGTGGGTTTTGACCAGCAACACCCCTTCTATGTCTACAAGCTGCCGAGAGGGATCCCCTATACTCTTTGCCCAGAACCCCTGCTCTGAGTTGGTGGAGTAGAGCATCAAGACAGAACCATTGCCCAAATTACTCGTCACCCGTGCCCATAACTCATCTCGAACCAGAGCTGATACTCGACCCGTAAAGACCCCCGCCTTC
This window encodes:
- the cas2e gene encoding type I-E CRISPR-associated endoribonuclease Cas2e encodes the protein MVFVLENVPASLRGDLSRWLFEVKAGVFTGRVSALVRDELWARVTSNLGNGSVLMLYSTNSEQGFWAKSIGDPSRQLVDIEGVLLVKTH